Proteins from a single region of Chryseobacterium sp. T16E-39:
- a CDS encoding bacteriocin, whose product MKKSNTKIQKLTKKELKKINGGIGHDCPVVFSCFDRNTGEELIGVQGIQDGYCC is encoded by the coding sequence ATGAAAAAATCAAACACTAAAATCCAGAAATTAACTAAAAAAGAGTTGAAAAAAATTAATGGCGGAATCGGTCATGATTGCCCTGTCGTGTTTAGCTGCTTTGACCGTAATACGGGTGAAGAATTAATAGGGGTTCAGGGAATACAAGATGGATACTGTTGTTAA